One region of Paralichthys olivaceus isolate ysfri-2021 chromosome 12, ASM2471397v2, whole genome shotgun sequence genomic DNA includes:
- the LOC109628050 gene encoding homeobox protein six1b — protein MSILPSFGFTQEQVACVCEVLQQGGNLERLGRFLWSLPACDHLHKNESVLKAKAVVAFHRGNFRELYKILESHQFSPHNHPKLQQLWLKAHYVEAEKLRGRPLGAVGKYRVRRKFPLPRTIWDGEETSYCFKEKSRGVLREWYTHNPYPSPREKRELAEATGLTTTQVSNWFKNRRQRDRAAEAKERENSENSNAGGNKQNQLSPLDGGKSLMSSSEDEFSPPQSPDQNSALLLQGNMSHPGASAYPMSGLGAPQSVHGMHGHPHQLQDSLLGPLTSSLVDLGS, from the exons ATGTCTATATTGCCGTCATTCGGTTTTACGCAGGAGCAAGTGGCGTGCGTCTGCGAGGTGCTGCAGCAGGGAGGAAACCTGGAGAGGCTCGGCCGCTTCCTGTGGTCCCTGCCCGCCTGCGATCACCTCCACAAGAACGAGAGCGTCCTCAAAGCCAAGGCAGTGGTGGCCTTCCACCGGGGGAACTTCAGGGAGCTCTACAAGATCCTGGAGAGCCACCAGTTCTCCCCGCACAACCACccgaagctgcagcagctgtggctgaaGGCGCACTACGTGGAGGCGGAGAAGCTGCGCGGCCGGCCGCTCGGAGCCGTCGGGAAGTACCGGGTGCGCAGGAAATTCCCGCTGCCCCGCACGATATGGGACGGCGAGGAGACGAGCTACTGCTTCAAGGAGAAGAGCCGGGGGGTGCTGAGGGAGTGGTACACGCACAACCCGTACCCGTCCCCGCGGGAAAAGAGGGAGCTGGCCGAGGCCACGGGACTGACCACGACGCAGGTCAGCAACTGGTTCAAAAACAGACGGCAGAGGGACAGAGCCGCAGAGGCGAAGGAGAG AGAGAACAGCGAAAACAGCAACGCAGGCGGCAACAAACAGAACCAGCTGTCCCCGCTGGACGGAGGAAAGTCTCTCATGTCCAGCTCAGAGGACGAGTTTTCTCCGCCCCAGAGCCCGGACCAGAACTCAGCGCTTTTGCTCCAGGGTAACATGAGCCACCCGGGGGCCTCCGCTTACCCCATGTCCGGCCTGGGGGCCCCACAGTCGGTGCACGGCATGCACGGACACCCGCACCAGCTGCAGGACTCCTTGTTGGGACCTCTAACCTCCAGCCTTGTGGATTTGGGCTCTTAG